The window tcgaattttgaatctaatgatctaagaatcttctcaatgactcttacatcacttagagtttcaccattcctctttaattgattgacaatcgccaagactcttgtaaaataatcagaaattgattctgagtctttcttatttaaggattcgaactcacctcgtagtgtttgtagtcgaacctttttcaccttatcaactctcttataagaattctccaagatctcccatacTTTCTTGGCAGTGGTTGCAGTtacaattttctcaaaagctccatcatctacactttgttggatgatggaaagagccttttgatcgttggTCTTCAATAGTTTTTTCTCCTTGctgagaggacctttttctgcaggttcctcatagccttcctccacaatctcccataagtcttgtccacctaggaaggtcttcatttggatgctgcatcgatcataattatcctttgtgaggctaggaaacgtgatgacattgttggccatcatcttgtcgaaccaagctcttgataccaatttattagaaataggaggttatgtatattatttgggaaagagaggattgataatttagaagtttgattgatcttgaaagcttttcttttattgcttattgaattgcttgattacaaatgaggggtgaagatccctctatttatactactcaatgaagTAGTCTAGAACACTTCATCATCTACTAAAATCTAGATTTTTCCTAAGCattatctagatattttctaagtATTATCTTTAGATATTTTAAAAGATTTTTCTACACACTTTCAATACTACATATttcaagaagtttctacataatggactacaatcttgatccaaaatacttggatacttgcaagcccaaattcaAAACCCATAGCCCAAAATCAAGATTAGTTTCCAACACTTATGACCCCACTAGTTTGGAATTTTAGTTTGGAATTTTTTTTAACGAAGTATTCTTCAAATTGTACAGGACACCACTATATTTTACTACATGACCCAATATAGTTGTAGGATTTATAGTTTTTTTTAGGTAAGCAACCGTTAAAGTACCCTTCAATTGTGAAAAAAGTTTGGGACCTCATTGAGTTTTGATCCTAGATTCACTACTGTAAATAACTTTACAAATTTAGTTTTCGCTGAATGTTTCTGGATTGTTACGTGAACCTACGCCGTTCGTCTTTTCGGTTAACCTGATGAATATGAATCTATTAATCGGATTTGATGATCGACGAAGGTTCAAGTGATGTTAAGGATCACAAATCTGGTCTTGAGTTGTGGTTTAACCATCCAAATGATGAAAGCCTAAATCGATGGCGGTTTGTGGTTAAGAAAAATATGAACGGTGGGAATTAGTTTCAGATTTCCTCCTGATCCAATGAAGTTTTCGTGAACATTATGAAGTTTAGATGATGATTATGACGTGAAGAAATCATAATCACAAGTTGATGATATTGTTGTAAGGTTTTTGAAGGTTCGATGAAGAAGAAAATATAAGTTTAAGTGATTTGAGTATATTGACTTGGAGGTCGAAGAGGAAATTAGGgatagaagatgatgaagatgagagATGAAAAAGAATTCACGATTTGACAAAAATACCCTTACATGGTTCCACTTAACAAAAAAAATTAACACCTGTTAAGTCCAAGGTCATCCGTAAAATAATATAATAGTTTCAGGtcaacgaagtaaaaaaaaaagaagataaaTGTCATATGTTGTTTAGTACAAAGTTTTGGGCCCAATGACAAAATTTAGTCTTTTAATAATCACTCCCATAAATGCAAAAGGACCATTGGTCTGGCAGAATCGAGGTGATCCGTTCAACCATAAGGTTGGAGGTTCATGCTCAGAGGTGAACATGTACATTTTCGTGAAATCCGTGTAAGGATGTTTAAgttttcatttaaaaaaaaaacagataaGTACCATTCCATCCGTCTCATTTTAATAGTTTACAGACAAAAACGCACACAGTTAAATAAATGTCATTATCACGCTGTCATGTTTATTCACTTTACAGTTTTACACTTTAATTTTTACctacttttttattttataaacataAAGTAAATGTATAAAAGAACTTTACCTCATTATTTTTAACTATTTATGAAAATGAACTATTAATTTGaatattctaaaaaaaaattgttaaatTAAGACGTATGTAGTCTTACACTATACATGGTAGTTgttaaaaatacatatgaatatCAACAAGGAAAGTTTTATAAAAGAGTATAATGAAAATTATGTGTTACCCTGCTTATACATCTTACTTAATTATAATCATGTGAATCTTTAAATTTGCTTGAAATGCAATAGACTAATTagagcgcgacaatcacatgtgattgaaaaaaatgtCGAAATAtgttttttccaaaaaaaaaaaaaatttactttttttcaaaattttttttcatcaaaatttatatatatatatatatatatatatatatatatatatatatatatatatatatatatatatatatatatatatatatatattaaatttaactcgatttagagttttgggttttgggtttaattcctaaaaccataaactctaaactgttcgtgttaaaaactcaatctaaaccctgatTTCTAAATTCCGatttcaaaaccctaatttgaaaaCTCTAATTGCTAAACCTTGAACCCCAATTTCTATACTCTAATttttaaactctaatttctaaaccctaaaccatagatatagggtttagggtttagagtttagagttaaagaaatcaatcacaTGTGATGGAGTAGTTTTGACTACATGTGAGAACAAGTGATTTCAATTAAATTGTTAGATTCATTTGAATATATTTCACACATCTTACTATATATCTTTACATCTTTACAATTACATTACTCCGTACATTAcaatttacatttatatttataatgtatattaaacttttgtcttaattaaaataaaaattaaagaaTGAGAAGTTTCTATACATATTAATACCTTAACAATTCAATTATGTCCATTAGCGTaaaccccaaaaaaaaaaaaaaaataaataaataaaaaataaataaataaaagattcatACCATATAGATAATTTTTTAGAATTTTTTCCAAAACGTAACCCTAAGCGTTATGTTTAAAATGTTAAGACATGCATAAAAAACTTGTAATGTTTTAATAACTACAATTGATAACTATCTTTCTAAGTTTTATGAATTATGCTCCATCATTTATGCATCAAATTTTTTCTTAAAATAGTCCTtaggattatcattagttacagggCCTGCCCACTAAGGGTCCAAATAGTGCATGTGCACAGGGCCCAATATTTCAAGGGGCCCAATTTTTTCCCCCCATGTTTAGAGTCTATATAATTTTGTGGTATTTTTCTTATGTTTACAAGCCCAAAAAAAAAATTGGGCCTTTATTCTTCCGTATAATATAAGAATGCAGGTTATTTTCCAAATTTCAGGAATTGATTAATAAAAAACTGATACGtcgattaaaaaaaaaataccGAGTGTTTTAGGTCGTCACTTCGTCTGTTCGTCAGTTCGTGACTTCTTCAGTTCTTTGTATTCGACATTCAATCGTCAATATACAACAATCAATAGGTAATTCTTTTTGTTTCAATATGTAATTCTTTTTGATAATTGGTAGTGGTGAATTAGTGAATTGGTTGTAATGTTGTATAGTACTCCGTAATTGACTAACTGATAATTGATTGATAATTGATTGATAATTGTAGAATTGGTTATAATGGCGAATGGTGGTGAATTGTAGAATTGATAGTAGTATAGTACTCCGTACTCTTTGTAGAATTGATTGTAATAAGTTAAGTTTGAAATATTGATCTTTGACTATGATTATTGTCTTATTGATTTGGTGAATAGGATTAAAGATGGCTCCAAAACAGTTATCTGGTTATGCAAAACGTAAGAGAAAAATAGAAGATGAAAATATGAAAAAGTCTCAAGCTGGTGCACTATATAAGTTTTTTTAAAAATCGACTCTTGAAGAGCAATAACATGTACAAGTAAATCTAGAACAAGAGACGGAAAAAGAGACAGAAGGGCAAGAGCATATTGAATAACAAGAGACGGAAAAAGAACATGTTGAGACAAATAAAAATGAAGAAGATGTGATACATAACGTTGTGGATATATCTGACCCAAGAAGGTGGGAAGAACTTAATTATGATGAGATTAAACTTTTGATTGAGAAGGGTCCTAAAAGAGATAATAATATAGTTTCTGGTCCGTATACTAATGAAAGAAGGTTTTCTGCAACTTTATATACAAGAACTTTAGCAAATTTAGAGAAGTGTGATCGACCATGGCTAGTGTATTCAAAAGAGTTAGACAAACTATTTTGTTTTTGTTGTAAAGTTTTTAGGAAAGGGCAGCCGAGAGGTGGTTTGGACGGGGAAGGTTATACAGATTGGGGGCATGCTTCGAAAAACCTTAGAAAACATGAAATAACACCAGTTCATCTTGAAAATATGATCGAATGGCATGATATGCGTAATTGATTGAAGTTGAATGAAACAATTGATAAAGTTGAATACGAACAATTGGTTAAAGAAAGAGATTACTGGATGCAAGTCTTTTTGAGAATCATTGCAGTAGTGAAATTTCTAGCTAAATATAGTTTAGCTTTTCGTGGATCAAAAGAAAAGTTGTACCAAAAaggtaataatatttattattgtttttgtttaacGCCCATCAAATTTTTGTTCTTCCATTTTcacttattatttattaaatgtatTAAATAGGTAATGGAAATTTTTTGGGTCTCAGTGAAATGTTGGAAGAGTTTGACCCGATTATTAAAGAGCATGTGCGACGAATCACAAATGATGAGGTTCATGTGCATTATCTTGGGCACAAGATTCAAAACGAGCTAATTCTTATGTTGGGTGATGAGATTAAAAAACAAATCATAAAGGAGGTAAAGGAAGCAAAATACTACTCAATCATACTTGATTGTACTCCCGATTTAAGTAATCAAGAACAAATGAGCATGATAGTGAGGTATGTAAAGTGCACATCTAATTCCGTTATTGTTGAGGAGTCATTTTTAGGGTTTTTGAATGTTAATGACACCACGGGAAAAGGTCTATTTGATATTACACTTGAGGAGTTAAAGTGTATTGGTCTTGATATAAATGATATGCGTGGTCAAGGATATGACAATGGTCAAAGCTATTAAAACACAACTTGTCAACATACGAGAAGCTTTACTTGAAGTTGGAGAAAAAGATAATGATGCTGCAATTGCTAGTGTAGCCAATTCAATTGCAAACAAAGAACTTGGTGAATTTGAAATTTTAGTATCTATTGTCATTTGGTATCAAGTATTAAACGAGATGAACATTGTAAGCAAAAAGCTACAATCAAAAGATGTGCATATTGAGATTGCTATCAAAGAAATAAACAGGTTGGTTGAGTACTTCAAGGATTATAGAGAAACTGGTTTTTCAAAAGCTATTGATGAAGCTAAAGAGATTGCAGTTAAAATGGATGTTGACCCAGTATTTCCACAAAAACTTTTGATTCAAAGGAAAAAAAGATTTGATGAGAGTTCAACTAGTCAGGAAGTTTCATTTACACCTGAAGAGATTTTTAGAGTACAATATTTCTTATACATTGTGGATAAAGCTATTCTTTCTCTTGAAACAAGATTTGAAcaatttaaaaactatgataagttaTTCGGTTTCTTATTTCCTTATAACTTGAGGGGAATTGAACGTAAAGATCTAAAGTCGTTTTCTGGCAACTTGGAAAATGCACTTAAGTATGAAGAAAAACCGATATCAACGGTCATGAACTTTATAGGGAGTTGAAATCATTTGACATAATAGGAGCTGGTGAATTTAAGAATCCTTTAGATATTCTGATGCATCTTAATGAGGCTCAAGAAAATTTTCCAAA of the Rutidosis leptorrhynchoides isolate AG116_Rl617_1_P2 chromosome 5, CSIRO_AGI_Rlap_v1, whole genome shotgun sequence genome contains:
- the LOC139849642 gene encoding uncharacterized protein, with the translated sequence MAPKQLSGYAKRKRKIEDENMKKSQAETEKEHVETNKNEEDVIHNVVDISDPRRWEELNYDEIKLLIEKGPKRDNNIVSGPYTNERRKGQPRGGLDGEGYTDWGHASKNLRKHEITPLNETIDKVEYEQLVKERDYWMQVFLRIIAVVKFLAKYSLAFRGSKEKLYQKGNGNFLGLSEMLEEFDPIIKEHVRRITNDEVHVHYLGHKIQNELILMLGDEIKKQIIKEVKEAKYYSIILDCTPDLSNQEQMSMIVRYVKCTSNSVIVEESFLGFLNDMTMVKAIKTQLVNIREALLEVGEKDNDAAIASVANSIANKELGEFEILVSIVIWYQVLNEMNIVSKKLQSKDVHIEIAIKEINRLVEYFKDYRETGFSKAIDEAKEIAVKMDVDPVFPQKLLIQRKKRFDESSTSQEVSFTPEEIFRVQYFLYIVDKAILSLETRFEQFKNYDKLFGFLFPYNLRGIERKDLKSFSGNLENALKYEEKPISTVMNFIGS